In a single window of the Enoplosus armatus isolate fEnoArm2 chromosome 15, fEnoArm2.hap1, whole genome shotgun sequence genome:
- the ak7b gene encoding adenylate kinase 7: MCSLTRRKQRMERLKQSPKRVFINNIDSYASKCIAKVLSESVVGPEPEGGTEAGEEEERVISNPSGAGAFQVVGTVCDTFEGGRPYVLEEYLRLSRGELLSKLKDCDVVVYNITQHADQVEEASWAVSALHNEMGHFSGPKTFILVSTVMTWACSKPVDPDDPELPFTDEIFWRRRAHPNFKRHIDLEKRVVKMGKTNPALFSTYVVASGLQYGMGEQVFHFFFKTSWLGRDIPVFGDGNNIVPTIHVNDLARVIQNVIEHQPKPYYLLAVDHSTSTMEDIVKVVASVLGPGKIQKKPFEEAFLTQDLSVMEIDSMTVNLRMESVHLKELFPINWLCESGLVENIELVVEEYRQTRGLLPIRLCVLGPPAVGKSTVSKRICEHYKLHHITLKEAISETISQLEDAAKDADPDAENEDSAAEAQEMLKALKDSVEQDGGLLDDQLLVKVVKDKLMSNPCRNQGFVLDGFPKTYEEAKELFYTEELESEDGASQISLYGKKIMPEHVLCLDASDAFLKDRVMNLPERLVKAHDYEQEHFLQRLAGYRKNSLEDETVVNYFEELDIAPLYLEITGSSEPDCLLLMRKIFDTVGRPRNYGPSSREVEEEERREAEERMRREAQEKAEEERREAEEARHRAARWEEWTKRLEETRQQEEELLEAHSVPLRNYLTEHVMPTLTQGLIECCTARPQDPVDFLAEYLLKNNPFNY, from the exons ATGTGTA GTTTAACACGGCGCaagcagaggatggagagactCAAACAGTCGCCCAAAAGAGTTTTTATCAACAACATAGACTCGTACGCTTCTAAGTGTATTGCCAAG GTTCTGTCCGAATCTGTGGTCGGGCCCGAACCCGAAGGAGGGACGGAGGccggggaagaggaggagagggtgattTCCAACCCCAGCGGAGCAGGAGCGTTTCAGGTCGTTGGGACAGTTTGTGACACGTTCGAGGGGGGCAGACCGTATGTGCTGGAGGAGTATTTA cgcCTGAGCAGGGGCGAGCTGCTGTCCAAACTGAAGGACTGCGACGTTGTCGTCTACAACATTACCCAGCATGCTGATCAGGTGGAAGAGGCCTCCTGGGCTGTCTCAG CTCTCCATAATGAAATGGGCCATTTTTCTGGACCAAAGACGTTCATCCTGGTCTCCACTGTGATGACCTGGGCGTGCAGCAAGCCGGTTGATCct GACGATCCGGAGCTTCCTTTCACCGATGAGATTTTCTGGAGAAGAAGAGCACATCCCAACTTCAAACGACACATTGACCTGGAGAAGAGGGTGGTCAAAATGGGCAAAACG AATCCGGCGCTGTTCTCGACCTACGTGGTGGCGTCAGGACTTCAGTACGGGATGGGAGAGCAGGTCTTCCACTTCTTTTTCAAG ACATCATGGCTTGGACGTGACATACCGGTCTTTGGAGACGGCAACAACATCGTTCCCACAATTCACGTCAATGACCTGGCAAG AGTGATTCAGAATGTGATCGAACATCAGCCCAAGCCGTATTACCTGCTAGCTGTGGACCACTCCACCAGTACCATGGAGGAcattgtgaag GTAGTCGCCTCTGTTCTTGGGCCAGGGAAGATCCAGAAAAAGCCATTTGAGGAAGCCTTCCTTACCCAGGACCTGAGT GTAATGGAAATTGATTCCATGACGGTCAACCTTCGCATGGAGAGTGTCCATCTCAAGGAACTGTTCCCTATCAACTGGTTGTGTGAGTCTGGTCTGGTGGAGAACATAGAGCTGGTGGTTGAGGAATACCGGCAGACCAGGGGACTGCTG CCCATCCGTCTCTGTGTACTGGGTCCTCCTGCGGTTGGGAAGAGCACAGTGTCCAAACGGATTTGCGAACACTACAAACTCCATCACATCACACTGAAGGAGGCCATCTCTGAAACCATCTCACAACTG GAAGACGCTGCGAAGGACGCTGATCCAGATGCAGAGAATGAGGACTCTGCAGCAGAGGCCCAGGAGATGCTGAAGGCCCTGAAAGACAGCGTGGAGCAGGATGGAG GTCTTTTGGATGACCAGCTGTTGGTGAAGGTGGTGAAAGACAAGCTGATGTCTAACCCATGCAGAAACCAGGGTTTTGTTCTGGACGGCTTTCCCAAGACATATGAAGAAGCTAAAGAGCTCTTCTACA ctgaagAGCTTGAATCAGAAGATGGGGCGTCCCAGATTTCTTTATACGGCAAGAAGATTATGCCAG AGCATGTGCTGTGCCTGGATGCGTCAGATGCTTTCCTGAAGGATCGGGTGATGAACCTGCCCGAGAGGCTGGTAAAGGCACACGACTACGAGCAGGAGCACTTTCTGCAGCGACTGGCCGGATACAGAAAGAACAGTTTGGAAGATGAAACTGTTGTCAACTACTTTGAAGAGCTGGACATCGCGCCTCTGTACCTTG AGATCACCGGCAGCAGCGAGCCTGACTGCCTGCTTCTGATGCGGAAGATCTTTGACACGGTGGGCCGGCCCAGGAACTACGGCCCCAGCAGccgggaggtggaggaagaggagaggagggaggctgaggagaggatgaggagagaggccCAGGAgaaagctgaggaggagaggagggaggcagaggaggccaGGCACAGGGCTGCACGCTGGGAGGAGTGG accaaGCGTTTGGAGGAGACtaggcagcaggaggaggagctgctggaggccCACTCGGTCCCTTTGAGGAACTACCTGACCGAGCACGTCATGCCCACTCTGACCCAGGGCCTGATCGAATGCTGCACCGCCCGACCACAGGACCCTGTGGACTTCCTG GCGGAGTACCTGCTAAAGAACAACCCCTTCAACTACTGA